The proteins below are encoded in one region of Lactuca sativa cultivar Salinas chromosome 3, Lsat_Salinas_v11, whole genome shotgun sequence:
- the LOC111897015 gene encoding uncharacterized protein LOC111897015, with translation MEPLSSERGKMGLVEAVKERVPAAEHKQCARHIYASFKKRSKGKQYRKLFWAAAASTTQPKFEAETNSIKTIDRLAYEHLMERDPKSWCRAFFEVDRACDACENDMSEIFNSVIDLDRKRPLLTMLEEIQIYAMEKIFWGVILSRIQKYKVRIGNDGYAVDLNNNTCGCRSWQVLGILCVHAVATISYLNKNAEDYVAPWFYTTMVLTCYNHTINPLNGSSMWLEVSYMKPLPPQKEGYQEGQPLKGKGDQFERESKGKTRHTISKASAIMRCTICREKGHNRSTCPTRPEDVASTSSTVEPVQVEQVQVDPIQVDDPAQPVDDVQVDDPVNDVPTQPVATGKRI, from the exons atggagccTTTGAGTtctgagaggggtaaaatg GGATTAGTAGAGGCCGTCAAAGAAAGGGTTCCAGCAGCAGAGCATAAACAATGTGCTAGGCACATCTATGCTAGCTTCAAGAAAAGATCCAAAGGTAAACAATATAGGAAGTTATTTTGGGCTGCTGCTGCTAGTACTACTCAACCTAAATTTGAGGCAGAAACGAATTCCATAAAAACAATTGACCGTTTGGCTTATGAACACCTCATGGAAAGGGACCCTAAAAGTTGGTGCAGGGCATTCTTTGAAGTGGACAGGGCTTGTGATGCTTGTGAGAATGACATGTCAGAAATTTTCAACTCTGTTATTGATCTTGATAGGAAGAGACCACTCCTCACCATGTTGGAAGAGATTCAGATTTATGCAATGGAGAAGAT ATTTTGGGGAGTTATACTTTCTAGGATACAAAAATATAAGGTTAGGATTGGAAATGATGGATATGCTGTGGACCTTAACAACAACACATGTGGATGTAGATCTTGGCAAGTATTAGgtatcctatgtgtgcatgcagtGGCAACAATTTCATACCTCAACAAGAATGCAGAGGATTATGTTGCACCATGGTTCTATACAACCATGGTCTTGACTTGTTATAACCATACCATTAATCCACTTAATGGTAGTTCCATGTGGCTTGAAGTGTCTTACATGAAGCCATTGCCTCCCCAAAAAGAAGGTTACCAGGAAGGCCAACCCTTAAAAGGAAAAGGGGATCAATTTGAGAGGGAAAGCAAGGGGAAAACAAGGCATACTATCTCAAAAGCAAGTGCAATTATGAGATGCACCATTTGTAGAGAAAAGGGCCACAATAGATCAACATGTCCTACAAGACCAGAAGATGTAGCATCCACTTCAA GTACTGTGGAACCAGTTCAAGTAGAACAAGTTCAAGTAGATCCAATTCAAGTTGACGATCCTGCACAACCTGTTGATGATGTTCAAGTAGATGATCCTGTTAATGATGTCCCTACTCAACCTGTTGCAACTGGGAAGAGGATATGA